A portion of the Bacillus thuringiensis genome contains these proteins:
- a CDS encoding adenine phosphoribosyltransferase, with product MDFKQHIAIVPDYPKEGIVFKDITPLMNDGKAYKAATDAIVEYAKERDIDVVVGPEARGFIIGCPVSYALEVGFAPVRKLGKLPREVITVDYGKEYGTDVLTIHKDAIKPGQRVLITDDLLATGGTIEATIKLVEELGGVVAGIAFLVELTYLDGRKMLDGYDVLVLEKY from the coding sequence ATGGATTTCAAGCAACATATCGCAATTGTACCGGATTATCCGAAAGAAGGTATTGTGTTTAAAGACATTACACCTTTAATGAATGACGGTAAAGCATACAAAGCAGCAACAGATGCAATCGTTGAGTACGCAAAAGAAAGAGATATCGATGTTGTAGTAGGACCAGAAGCTCGTGGTTTCATTATCGGTTGCCCAGTTTCTTATGCGTTGGAGGTAGGATTTGCGCCAGTTCGTAAATTAGGAAAATTACCACGTGAAGTAATTACAGTTGATTACGGTAAAGAATATGGAACGGATGTTTTAACAATCCATAAAGATGCAATTAAGCCAGGTCAACGCGTATTAATTACAGATGATCTATTAGCTACAGGTGGAACAATCGAAGCGACAATTAAGTTAGTTGAAGAGCTAGGCGGAGTTGTAGCAGGGATTGCATTCTTAGTAGAGCTTACTTACTTAGATGGTCGTAAAATGTTAGATGGTTACGATGTATTAGTATTAGAAAAATACTAA
- a CDS encoding cation diffusion facilitator family transporter — protein MEKDERFKQAEFGAIVGIVGNIILAIVKAVIGYIGNSKALLADAVHSASDVIGSLAVLFGLRAAKQPPDEDHPYGHGKAESISAIIVAVLLFIVGLEIAISSIKAFSQELEPPKGITIFAVVLSIVVKEGMFQYKFRLGKRVNSDAIIANAYEHRSDVFSSIAALIGICAAILGGKLGIDWLVYADPIAGLVVSLLVVKMAWSIGAEAIHATLDHVLHEEDVIPLREAVLQVDGVKKIGSLYAREHGHYVIVDIKVSVDPYITVEEGHRIGKHVKEILMKQDNVQNVFVHINPYSPN, from the coding sequence ATGGAAAAAGATGAACGTTTTAAACAGGCCGAGTTTGGTGCTATTGTCGGGATCGTTGGTAATATTATATTAGCAATTGTAAAGGCGGTAATTGGTTATATTGGGAACAGTAAAGCACTGTTAGCAGATGCGGTGCATTCTGCATCAGATGTAATTGGTTCGCTAGCTGTACTTTTTGGATTGCGAGCGGCAAAGCAGCCACCTGATGAAGATCATCCGTATGGTCATGGTAAAGCGGAATCGATTTCAGCGATTATTGTTGCGGTATTATTATTTATTGTGGGACTTGAAATCGCGATTTCATCTATAAAAGCTTTTTCGCAAGAACTAGAACCGCCGAAAGGAATTACGATTTTTGCTGTTGTTCTTTCAATCGTCGTGAAAGAAGGAATGTTTCAATATAAATTCCGATTAGGGAAAAGGGTAAATAGTGATGCAATTATTGCAAATGCATATGAGCACCGTTCGGATGTATTTTCTTCAATTGCAGCTTTAATCGGTATTTGTGCAGCTATACTAGGTGGTAAGCTTGGTATAGACTGGCTTGTATATGCTGATCCGATTGCAGGATTAGTTGTTTCACTACTTGTTGTAAAAATGGCATGGAGCATTGGAGCGGAAGCAATTCATGCAACGCTTGACCATGTTCTTCATGAGGAGGATGTTATTCCGCTTAGAGAAGCGGTTCTTCAAGTAGATGGTGTGAAAAAAATTGGTTCTTTATATGCACGGGAGCATGGTCATTATGTTATTGTCGATATTAAAGTGTCTGTAGATCCATACATTACTGTAGAAGAAGGACACCGCATTGGAAAACATGTGAAAGAAATACTTATGAAACAAGATAATGTACAAAATGTATTCGTACATATAAATCCGTATTCTCCAAATTAA
- the recJ gene encoding single-stranded-DNA-specific exonuclease RecJ, producing MLQPKTRWKEKEYNEERVSELASKLQLSPLVVSLFLGRGLDTEDKILDFLNTENQEFHDPFLLEGMDRTVERVNKAIQNGEQILIFGDYDADGVSSTTVLYLALQELGAEVEFYIPNRFTEGYGPNEEAFRWAHSAGFSLIITVDTGIAAVHEANVAKELGIDLIITDHHEPPPELPEALAIIHPKLDGGVYPFHYLAGVGVAFKVAHALLGRVPEHLLEIAVIGTVADLVSLHGENRLLVKRGLKHMRMTKNIGLKALFKVANVSQSEITEESIGFSIAPRINAVGRLEDATPAVHLLLSDDPEEAKELAEEIDELNKLRKDIVKQITEEAIAEVENNFPPEENKVLVLAKEGWNPGVIGIVASKLVERFYRPTIVLCIDPIKETAKGSARSIAGFDLFANLSDCRELLPHFGGHPMAAGMTLHMNDVDELRRRLNEQADAILTEEDFIPITAVDVFCKVEDVTLAAIEDMQKLAPFGVGNPKPRIAVKDAELESIRAIGSDGSHLKMALRDGQATLDTIGFGFGAYAKEISPVAKVSVIGEASINEWNNFKKPQLMVQDIAVEAWQLFDWRSMRNAEANLAELPKEKITMVYFSEEVLNKFSLEDYKEKLMHASEVTHLDDQYIVLLDLPSGTDELRELFKVGFPARIYTLFYQENNHLFSTVPTREHFKWYYSFLSQKTPFSLRQYGEQLCRHKGWSKDTVNFMTQVFFELEFVTIKDGVIFMADKKQKRDLIESNTYREKMNHLQLEKELVYSTYQQLYTWFETIRNHKEVEQLG from the coding sequence GTGTTACAACCGAAGACGCGTTGGAAAGAAAAAGAATATAATGAAGAGCGAGTGAGTGAATTAGCAAGTAAATTACAGTTATCGCCACTTGTCGTTTCATTATTCCTCGGTAGAGGACTAGATACAGAAGATAAGATTTTAGATTTTTTAAATACAGAAAATCAAGAATTTCATGATCCATTTTTATTAGAAGGAATGGATAGAACGGTAGAACGTGTAAATAAGGCGATTCAAAATGGAGAGCAAATATTAATATTTGGTGATTACGATGCGGACGGAGTAAGTAGTACGACGGTTTTATATCTTGCTCTTCAAGAATTAGGTGCAGAAGTAGAATTTTACATTCCAAATCGTTTTACAGAAGGGTATGGACCGAACGAAGAAGCGTTTCGTTGGGCGCATAGCGCAGGGTTCTCACTGATTATTACTGTCGACACTGGCATCGCAGCAGTACATGAAGCGAATGTAGCGAAAGAGCTTGGAATAGATCTAATTATTACAGATCACCATGAGCCACCGCCAGAATTGCCAGAAGCACTTGCGATTATACATCCGAAATTAGATGGCGGTGTATATCCGTTTCACTATTTAGCTGGTGTAGGTGTTGCGTTTAAAGTTGCGCATGCACTATTAGGCCGTGTACCAGAACATTTATTAGAAATTGCAGTAATCGGTACAGTAGCCGATTTAGTGTCACTTCATGGTGAAAATAGGTTGCTAGTGAAACGCGGTTTAAAACATATGCGTATGACGAAAAATATTGGTTTGAAGGCATTGTTTAAAGTTGCTAACGTTTCGCAAAGTGAAATTACAGAAGAGAGTATTGGCTTCTCAATTGCACCGCGTATTAATGCGGTCGGGCGTTTAGAAGATGCAACGCCGGCTGTACACCTTTTATTATCAGATGATCCTGAGGAAGCGAAAGAGTTGGCCGAAGAAATTGATGAGCTGAACAAACTGCGAAAAGATATTGTAAAGCAAATTACCGAAGAGGCTATCGCTGAAGTTGAAAATAACTTTCCGCCAGAAGAAAACAAAGTATTAGTACTTGCAAAAGAAGGTTGGAATCCAGGTGTAATTGGGATTGTCGCTTCTAAATTAGTTGAACGTTTTTATCGTCCGACTATTGTATTATGCATTGATCCTATAAAAGAAACAGCAAAAGGCTCAGCGCGTAGTATTGCAGGATTTGATTTGTTTGCAAATTTATCAGATTGTAGAGAGTTATTGCCACACTTCGGAGGGCATCCGATGGCAGCTGGGATGACGCTACATATGAATGATGTAGATGAATTACGCCGTCGCTTAAATGAACAAGCAGATGCAATTTTAACAGAAGAAGATTTTATTCCAATTACAGCAGTTGATGTTTTTTGTAAAGTGGAGGATGTAACGCTAGCGGCAATTGAAGATATGCAGAAGTTAGCACCATTTGGTGTTGGAAATCCGAAACCACGTATTGCAGTGAAAGATGCAGAGTTAGAAAGTATTCGCGCAATCGGATCAGATGGCTCTCATTTAAAAATGGCTCTTCGTGATGGACAAGCAACACTGGATACAATTGGATTTGGTTTTGGTGCATATGCGAAAGAAATCTCTCCAGTTGCAAAAGTATCTGTAATAGGAGAAGCATCCATCAATGAATGGAACAATTTTAAGAAGCCACAATTAATGGTACAAGATATTGCTGTAGAGGCGTGGCAATTATTTGATTGGCGTAGTATGCGTAATGCAGAAGCAAATTTAGCAGAACTTCCGAAAGAAAAAATAACAATGGTGTATTTTTCTGAAGAGGTATTGAATAAATTTTCTTTAGAGGACTATAAAGAAAAGCTTATGCATGCGTCAGAAGTAACGCATTTGGATGATCAATACATCGTGTTACTCGATTTGCCAAGCGGAACAGATGAATTACGTGAGTTATTTAAAGTAGGATTCCCAGCGCGAATTTATACACTGTTTTATCAAGAAAATAACCATCTATTTAGTACAGTTCCTACGAGAGAACACTTTAAATGGTACTATTCTTTCTTAAGCCAAAAAACACCATTTTCTTTAAGACAATATGGAGAACAACTATGTCGCCATAAAGGCTGGTCAAAAGATACAGTAAATTTCATGACACAGGTGTTTTTTGAGTTAGAATTTGTTACAATAAAAGATGGCGTCATTTTTATGGCAGACAAAAAACAAAAGCGTGATTTAATTGAATCGAACACATATCGTGAGAAAATGAACCACTTACAATTAGAAAAAGAATTGGTTTATAGCACATATCAGCAACTATATACATGGTTTGAAACGATTCGTAATCATAAAGAAGTAGAACAGTTAGGGTAA